The bacterium genome includes a region encoding these proteins:
- a CDS encoding FtsQ-type POTRA domain-containing protein, with protein sequence MAYYPYVAKRRHPLRYKQLFKKMFFWFFISSSIIGGGAYYFFFSNIFSIDRIEVRGIENHADIREVVLGYLSEKTAWGLTINNNYFFVSPADLQALVENRFPALASVAIAKAFPHIVRLNVKEREYAATWCSTGSMSCYLMDIQGVLYRDAASSSGTLVFILKSSLPLKLGDTVMDGSSLASLAMLRNTLRDRFALAVKDFFLDNMPDVTANMVGDWRLMFNISKPSLEVLDALQKTLAAIGTDKKIEYIDLRIDNRVYYKTTILTSPQ encoded by the coding sequence ATGGCCTACTATCCCTATGTCGCGAAACGCCGTCACCCCCTCAGATACAAACAGCTGTTCAAAAAGATGTTTTTTTGGTTTTTTATTTCCTCAAGCATCATTGGCGGAGGAGCATATTATTTTTTTTTCTCAAACATCTTTTCTATTGACCGCATTGAAGTTAGGGGTATAGAAAATCACGCGGATATTCGCGAGGTAGTCCTTGGGTATTTGAGCGAGAAAACTGCATGGGGTCTTACGATAAACAACAACTATTTCTTCGTATCCCCCGCAGATCTTCAGGCTCTGGTTGAAAACCGCTTTCCGGCGCTTGCCTCCGTAGCCATCGCGAAGGCCTTTCCTCACATTGTCCGACTTAATGTGAAAGAACGCGAGTATGCAGCAACGTGGTGTTCGACTGGCTCAATGTCCTGCTACCTGATGGATATCCAGGGAGTACTTTATCGCGACGCCGCAAGCTCCTCCGGAACCCTCGTTTTCATTCTTAAAAGCAGCTTGCCACTGAAGCTAGGGGATACGGTGATGGACGGTTCCTCCCTCGCTTCCCTTGCAATGCTACGCAACACACTCCGAGACAGGTTTGCGCTTGCCGTGAAAGATTTTTTTCTGGACAATATGCCGGATGTGACTGCGAACATGGTGGGGGACTGGAGGTTAATGTTTAATATTTCCAAGCCCTCTCTAGAAGTTCTTGATGCCCTACAAAAGACCCTGGCGGCGATAGGCACGGATAAAAAAATTGAGTATATTGACCTGCGGATCGATAACCGCGTATATTACAAAACTACGATTCTTACTTCGCCGCAATGA